A genomic stretch from Acidobacteriota bacterium includes:
- the hemG gene encoding protoporphyrinogen oxidase has translation MPRLVVVGGGISGLAAAVAARRRAEQAGRGLEVLVVEKDDRCGGKALTVAQDGYLFEGGPTGYLDNEPLLDELVRAVGLTPLPANDAAARRFIVRGGKLREVSANPLRFALSGLLSPFGMARVLAEPWIRPGKGDDEESIFDFAHRRLGREIAERMIAPMVLGVFAGDARQLSAAAAFPRLVELEQQHGSLIRALLALRRRRKLQGSPTGPAGKLTSFEGGLETLPQALATRGGVEVQTGAAVESLEAAEGVGYRLRIGGRAQSLEADAVVLAGECWAMAGLLEGLAPTAARILEAIPTPPVTVVALGYGPAMRGAVPVGFGALIPRGEDLRILGCLWDSHLFPGREPAGHLLMRVMLGGSADPQAAGLDDATMLAQVTGELRRLFPRLTEAPVFHRIVRWPRAIPQYEPGHLRRVEALRGDLARHPRLFVAGNALEGIAFTKAAAAGVRAGQAAAAQLLGLEATR, from the coding sequence ATGCCGCGGCTGGTGGTCGTGGGAGGCGGCATCTCGGGCCTGGCGGCCGCCGTGGCCGCCAGGCGCCGAGCCGAGCAGGCCGGGCGCGGTCTCGAGGTGCTTGTCGTCGAGAAGGACGATCGCTGCGGCGGCAAGGCCCTGACCGTGGCCCAGGATGGCTACCTCTTCGAGGGCGGCCCCACCGGCTACCTCGACAACGAGCCGTTGCTCGACGAGTTGGTGCGCGCGGTGGGCCTGACGCCCCTGCCGGCAAACGACGCGGCCGCCCGGCGCTTCATCGTGCGTGGGGGGAAGTTGCGGGAAGTCTCCGCCAACCCCCTCCGCTTCGCGCTCTCCGGGCTGCTCTCCCCTTTCGGCATGGCGCGGGTTCTGGCCGAGCCCTGGATTCGTCCGGGCAAGGGTGACGACGAGGAGTCCATCTTCGACTTCGCCCACCGCCGCCTGGGACGGGAGATCGCCGAGAGGATGATCGCACCGATGGTGCTGGGCGTCTTTGCCGGGGACGCCCGCCAACTTTCCGCCGCGGCGGCCTTTCCCCGGCTCGTGGAACTCGAGCAGCAGCATGGTTCACTGATTCGCGCCCTGCTGGCCCTGCGTCGCCGGCGCAAGCTGCAAGGCTCGCCCACGGGACCGGCGGGCAAGCTGACATCTTTCGAAGGCGGACTCGAGACCCTGCCCCAGGCCCTGGCGACGAGGGGCGGCGTGGAGGTGCAGACCGGCGCGGCCGTCGAGAGCCTCGAGGCCGCCGAGGGGGTCGGCTACCGCCTGCGCATCGGCGGCCGCGCTCAGAGCCTCGAGGCCGACGCCGTAGTCCTCGCCGGAGAATGCTGGGCCATGGCGGGGCTGCTCGAGGGCCTGGCGCCCACCGCGGCACGGATCCTCGAGGCGATTCCCACACCTCCGGTCACGGTCGTCGCCCTGGGCTACGGGCCGGCGATGAGGGGAGCCGTGCCGGTGGGATTCGGCGCCCTGATCCCCCGCGGTGAAGACCTGCGCATCCTCGGCTGCCTGTGGGACAGCCATCTCTTCCCAGGCCGGGAGCCCGCCGGACATCTGCTCATGCGGGTGATGCTCGGCGGCAGTGCCGACCCCCAGGCGGCGGGCCTGGACGACGCAACGATGCTGGCCCAGGTCACCGGCGAGCTGCGCCGCCTCTTCCCGCGCTTGACCGAGGCGCCGGTCTTCCATCGCATCGTGCGCTGGCCCCGGGCGATTCCCCAGTACGAACCCGGCCACCTGCGCCGGGTAGAAGCGCTGCGCGGCGATCTGGCCCGCCATCCCCGCCTCTTCGTGGCCGGCAACGCCCTCGAGGGCATCGCCTTCACCAAGGCGGCGGCGGCAGGAGTGCGGGCCGGACAGGCCGCCGCGGCGCAGCTCCTGGGGTTGGAAGCGACCCGGTGA
- a CDS encoding LysR family transcriptional regulator, with protein MTYHWNSLSLDRVRAFVAVARTGTFRQAAALLHLSQPAVSMAVAALEEEIGLVLLEKAGRRKALTEAGRAFLEPAAALLEQWQDLPGVVSARLSGRLGGRLRIGAGEAVSLYRLPAVLAAFRRRHPQVQVHLSVQPRRHALEQLRVAEIDLAIRSAGDLPEDLAYTEVWRTPRVVIAPPATDLPARPGVAALARYPFVLPPPPARSRALVEAALAGAGKSLQVGAEAGGWEVIKAAVGAGLGLAVVPFFCLRPAERRRLRVLRPRPAFPPESYGVIHRASTALPAAARHFADHLKAKG; from the coding sequence TTCGTGGCGGTGGCCCGCACGGGTACCTTTCGTCAGGCCGCCGCGCTGCTGCACCTTTCGCAGCCCGCTGTCTCGATGGCCGTCGCTGCCCTCGAGGAGGAAATCGGCCTGGTGCTGCTGGAGAAGGCGGGCCGGCGCAAGGCGCTCACCGAAGCCGGTCGGGCTTTTCTCGAACCGGCGGCGGCTCTGCTCGAACAATGGCAGGATCTGCCCGGAGTCGTCAGTGCGCGCCTCTCGGGTCGCCTTGGCGGCCGCCTCCGAATCGGGGCGGGGGAAGCGGTGAGTCTCTACCGGCTTCCCGCGGTGCTGGCGGCGTTTCGCCGCCGGCATCCGCAGGTCCAGGTCCACCTCTCGGTCCAGCCGCGTCGGCACGCCCTCGAGCAACTGAGGGTGGCGGAGATCGACCTGGCGATTCGCTCGGCGGGCGATCTCCCGGAAGATCTGGCGTACACGGAGGTGTGGCGTACGCCGCGGGTGGTCATCGCTCCACCGGCGACGGACCTGCCCGCACGGCCCGGCGTGGCTGCGCTCGCGCGGTACCCTTTCGTGCTGCCGCCGCCGCCCGCGCGTTCTCGCGCCCTGGTGGAAGCGGCCCTGGCCGGTGCCGGGAAATCACTCCAGGTCGGCGCGGAGGCGGGCGGCTGGGAAGTGATCAAAGCGGCGGTGGGTGCCGGGCTCGGCCTGGCTGTGGTTCCCTTCTTCTGCCTGAGGCCGGCCGAGCGTCGCAGGCTGCGTGTGCTGCGTCCCCGACCGGCCTTTCCCCCGGAGAGCTACGGCGTGATCCATCGGGCGTCGACGGCCCTTCCCGCCGCCGCGCGGCACTTTGCCGACCACCTGAAGGCGAAGGGTTGA
- a CDS encoding TIGR04283 family arsenosugar biosynthesis glycosyltransferase, which produces MKLSVVIPALDEEQGISATLAALQPARRLGHEVVLVDGGSADRTRERARPLVDRLLDSPAGRAGQMNRGAAEACGDGLLFLHADTLVPENFVAAITGAFRAGAGWGRFDLRLDGAPRVLRLVETMINLRSRLSGIATGDQGIFVRRDLFEDVGGYASLPLMEDIELSRRLKRRGPPACLRERVITSSRRWEQQGIARTILLMWWLRARYALGVDPARLARAYRRHGG; this is translated from the coding sequence GTGAAACTCTCGGTGGTGATCCCCGCCCTCGACGAGGAGCAGGGGATCTCTGCGACCCTCGCCGCCCTCCAGCCGGCCCGCCGGCTCGGTCACGAAGTGGTCCTGGTCGACGGCGGCAGCGCGGACCGCACCCGGGAACGGGCCCGACCGCTGGTGGACCGCCTGCTGGACAGCCCGGCCGGACGCGCCGGGCAGATGAACCGGGGAGCCGCCGAGGCCTGCGGCGACGGGCTGCTCTTCCTCCACGCCGACACCCTCGTGCCGGAGAACTTCGTCGCGGCCATCACCGGGGCTTTCCGCGCCGGCGCCGGCTGGGGCCGCTTCGACCTGCGTCTGGACGGGGCTCCCAGGGTCCTGCGGCTGGTGGAGACGATGATCAACCTCCGCTCGCGGCTCAGCGGCATCGCCACCGGGGACCAGGGGATCTTCGTCCGCCGGGATCTCTTCGAAGACGTCGGAGGCTACGCTTCCCTGCCGCTGATGGAGGACATCGAACTCAGCCGCCGCCTGAAGCGCCGCGGCCCGCCGGCCTGCCTGCGGGAACGGGTGATCACTTCGTCCCGGCGCTGGGAGCAGCAGGGCATCGCCCGGACGATCCTCCTGATGTGGTGGCTGCGTGCGCGCTACGCTCTCGGCGTCGATCCAGCCCGCCTGGCCCGGGCCTACCGCCGCCACGGCGGTTGA
- the hemN gene encoding oxygen-independent coproporphyrinogen III oxidase yields the protein MSGSKQQGDWEATARLLERYDSPGPRYTSYPTAVEFHEGIDAAAYAERLALAAAHPDEPLSIYVHLPFCEERCLFCGCHVIITPHKDRARPYLELLRREVDMVAEALGRRRSVSQLHLGGGTPTYHEPEELRRVLAHILGAFHPTKDAELAVEVDPRVTRIEHLDVLAEFGFNRISMGVQDFTPRVQQAIGRVQSEEATRTLVEAARERGFKGINIDLIYGLPHQQLESFARTVDAVIGMEADRCAVYSFAFVPWIRGHQKKLIEADLPSRETKFSLFARAREQFLAAGYRAIGMDHFARPDDELAIAREEGRLRRNFQGYTVIPASDVIGVGISAIGDVKGLHVQNEKKLSRYQAAIEAGRLPVERGVARTEDDEIRREVIHELMCNGRVDFARVEERFGIRFDEYFARDLAELQEHADTGMVTISADTIEATPLGELFIRNLARCFDRYWREKHADGDSPVFSRTV from the coding sequence ATGAGCGGCAGCAAGCAGCAAGGAGACTGGGAAGCCACCGCGCGGCTGCTCGAGCGCTACGACAGCCCGGGACCACGCTACACCAGCTATCCCACCGCGGTGGAGTTCCACGAGGGCATCGACGCGGCGGCCTACGCCGAGCGCCTGGCCCTCGCCGCCGCGCATCCCGACGAGCCCCTGTCGATCTACGTGCATCTCCCCTTCTGCGAGGAACGCTGCCTGTTCTGCGGCTGTCACGTGATCATCACCCCCCACAAGGATCGCGCCCGCCCCTATCTGGAGTTGCTGCGCCGCGAGGTCGACATGGTGGCCGAAGCCCTCGGCCGGCGGCGCTCGGTCTCCCAGCTCCACCTGGGAGGGGGCACGCCCACCTATCACGAGCCGGAGGAGTTACGGCGCGTGCTGGCCCACATCCTCGGTGCCTTCCACCCGACGAAGGACGCCGAACTGGCGGTGGAGGTCGACCCCCGGGTGACCCGCATCGAACACCTGGACGTGCTGGCGGAATTCGGTTTCAACAGGATTTCCATGGGGGTGCAGGACTTCACTCCCCGGGTGCAGCAAGCCATCGGCAGAGTCCAGAGCGAGGAGGCCACCCGCACTCTGGTGGAGGCGGCCCGGGAACGCGGCTTCAAAGGCATCAACATCGACCTGATCTACGGCCTGCCCCATCAGCAGCTCGAGTCCTTCGCCCGCACGGTGGACGCGGTGATCGGCATGGAGGCCGACCGCTGCGCAGTGTACTCCTTCGCCTTCGTCCCCTGGATCCGCGGCCACCAGAAGAAGCTGATCGAGGCGGACCTGCCTTCGAGGGAAACCAAGTTCTCCCTTTTCGCCCGGGCGCGCGAACAATTCCTCGCGGCGGGCTATCGCGCCATCGGCATGGACCACTTCGCGCGGCCCGACGATGAGCTGGCCATCGCCCGCGAGGAGGGCCGCCTGCGACGCAATTTCCAGGGCTACACGGTGATCCCGGCCTCGGACGTGATCGGCGTGGGTATCTCCGCCATCGGGGATGTCAAGGGGCTGCACGTACAGAACGAAAAGAAACTCTCCCGCTACCAGGCCGCCATAGAAGCCGGGCGCCTGCCGGTGGAGCGGGGGGTGGCCCGGACCGAAGACGACGAGATCCGCCGGGAGGTGATCCACGAACTGATGTGCAACGGCCGGGTGGACTTCGCCCGGGTGGAAGAGCGCTTCGGCATTCGCTTCGATGAGTACTTTGCCCGGGATCTGGCCGAACTGCAGGAACACGCCGACACGGGGATGGTGACCATCAGCGCCGACACCATCGAGGCCACGCCCCTGGGCGAACTCTTCATCCGCAACCTGGCGCGCTGCTTCGACCGCTACTGGCGGGAGAAACATGCCGACGGTGACAGCCCCGTCTTCAGCCGGACGGTGTAG